Proteins from a genomic interval of Echeneis naucrates chromosome 21, fEcheNa1.1, whole genome shotgun sequence:
- the atp5mc3a gene encoding ATP synthase membrane subunit c locus 3a: MYACAKFVSTPALVRAGSRALYRPLSASVLSRPETKSESTVAVMPQSPLSQVSLRGFQTSAVSRDIDTAAKFIGAGAATVGVAGSGAGIGTVFGSLIIGYARNPSLKQQLFSYAILGFALSEAMGLFCLMVAFLILFAM; the protein is encoded by the exons ATGTATGCCTGTGCAAAGTTCGTCTCCACGCCGGCACTG GTCCGTGCTGGTTCCCGGGCTCTTTACAGAcccctgtctgcctctgtgctgTCCAGACCCGAGACAAAATCAGAG AGCACTGTTGCTGTGATGCCTCAGAGCCCCCTATCCCAGGTCTCACTGAGGGGCTTCCAGACCAGTGCTGTCAGCAGGGACATCGACACTGCTGCTAAGTTTATTGGGGCTGGAGCTGCTACAGTTGGAGTAGCTGGATCTGGTGCTGGAATTGGGACTGTGTTTGGCAGTCTCATCATCGGCTATGCTAG GAACCCATctctgaagcagcagctgttctcATATGCTATCTTGGGATTTGCCCTGTCTGAAGCTATGGGACTGTTCTGTTTGATGGTCGCTTTCCTTATCCTGTTtgctatgtaa